In a single window of the Mugil cephalus isolate CIBA_MC_2020 chromosome 6, CIBA_Mcephalus_1.1, whole genome shotgun sequence genome:
- the matk gene encoding megakaryocyte-associated tyrosine-protein kinase isoform X2 — MGWAAGTQCVAKGAHRKAKPGELVYQKGDILTIVDTSTRKGYYMARHNSTGEEGLINSINVREREALRVDPGLSLMPWFHGKISGPEAVSKLQPAEDGLFLVRESIRHPGDYVLCVSVSGEVIHYRVIYQDHKLTIDNNEYFYNLIDMIEFYSKNKGSIATTLLKPKQKQGTKSAELELSKSGWLLDIEKLKLGENIGEGEFGAVYEGEYMGQRVAVKIIKCDVTAQAFLQETTVMTKLQHKNLVRLLGVVLHQGLHIVTELMTKGNLVNFLRTRGRSVVKCANLLRFALDVCEGMEYLDSKKLVHRDLAARNILVSDDSVAKVSDFGLTKVDPKVPDKAKLPIKWTAPEALKKEKFSTKSDVWSYGVLLWEIFSYGRQPYPKMTLSEVKEKVEEGYRMEAPEDCPPAVYSIMRLCWEHEPRKRPGFPKLREKLEREMGKLDSASESQDGIRSGSGC, encoded by the exons ATGGGTTGGGCTGCTGGGACGCAGTGTGTAGCCAAAGGAGCCCACAGGAAAGCCAAACCTGGAGAGCTGGTGTATCAGAAAGGAGACATCCTCACTATTGTTGACACAAGCACG AGGAAGGGATATTACATGGCCAGACACAActccacaggagaggagggacTCATCAACTCCATCAATGTCCGTGAAAGAGAAGCTCTCCGAGTTGACCCGGGCCTCAGCCTCATGCC CTGGTTTCATGGAAAGATCTCTGGTCCAGAGGCTGTGTCTAAGCTACAGCCAGCTGAAGACGGTCTGTTCCTGGTGCGGGAGAGCATCCGGCATCCTGGTGACTACGTCTTGTGCGTCAGTGTCTCCGGAGAGGTCATACACTACCGGGTGATTTATCAGGACCACAAACTGACCATCGACAACAACGAGTATTTCTACAACCTTATCGACATGATAGAG TTCTACTCAAAGAACAAAGGGTCCATTGCTACAACTCTTCTGAAACCCAAACAGAAACAAGGAACCAAGTCAGCTGAGTTGGAGCTGTCAAAAA GTGGATGGCTGCTAGACATTGAAAAGCTCAAACTGGGAGAGAATATTGGAGAGGGGGAGTTTGGTG CCGTTTATGAAGGAGAGTACATGGGCCAGAGGGTGGCAGTGAAGATCATTAAATGTGATGTAACAGCTCAGGCCTTCCTGCAGGAGACCACAGTTATGAC GAAGCTGCAGCATAAAAATCTGGTGCGGTTGTTGGGGGTCGTCCTTCACCAAGGGCTTCATATTGTTACTGAGCTCATGACGAAG GGAAACCTTGTTAACTTTCTCAGGACGAGAGGGCGTTCAGTCGTAAAATGTGCTAACCTCCTCCGCTTTGCTCT cgATGTGTGTGAAGGGATGGAATATCTGGACTCCAAGAAGCTGGTTCACAGAGATCTGGCAGCTCGGAACATCCTGGTCTCTGACGACAGCGTGGCCAAGGTCAGTGACTTCGGCCTGACCAAGGTGGACCCTAAGGTGCCTGATAAAGCCAAACTGCCGATCAAATGGACCGCACCTGAAGCTCTGAAGAAAGAG AAATTCTCCACAAAGTCAGACGTTTGGAGTTACGGTGTTCTTCTGTGGGAGATCTTCTCTTATGGTCGTCAGCCTTACCCCAAGATG ACTCTAAGTGAGGtgaaggagaaggtggaggaaggCTATCGCATGGAGGCTCCAGAGGACTGTCCCCCTGCTGTTTACTCCATAATGAGACTTTGCTGGGAGCACGAACCCCGCAAAAGACCCGGATTCCCCAAGCTGAGGGAGAAACTTGAACGAGAGATGGGTAAACTAGACTCTGCTTCAGAGAGCCAGGATGGGATCAGATCTGGATCTGGATGCTGA